Proteins from a genomic interval of Ralstonia wenshanensis:
- the gmk gene encoding guanylate kinase gives MPSSQAHSAVDTPIENHFPGSLFMVVAPSGAGKSTLVNALLAQDSSIRLSVSATTRKPRPGEQHGREYNFMTVEEFKACRDRGEFLEWAEVHGNYYATSRVWIEEQMRAGTDVLLEIDWQGAQQVHQRFSNAVEIFILPPSLTALEERLKKRGQDEPNVIVRRLLAAGSEMAHAPEADYVIINEVFDTALAELRTVVQATRLRFGAQKARHGELFVELGIH, from the coding sequence ATGCCATCTTCTCAAGCGCACTCTGCCGTCGATACGCCCATCGAGAATCACTTTCCGGGCAGCCTGTTCATGGTCGTGGCGCCCTCCGGCGCCGGTAAGTCAACGCTGGTGAATGCGCTGCTGGCACAGGATTCCTCGATCCGCCTGTCGGTCTCGGCGACCACGCGCAAGCCGCGTCCGGGCGAGCAGCACGGCCGCGAATACAACTTCATGACCGTCGAGGAGTTCAAGGCTTGCCGTGATCGCGGCGAGTTTCTCGAATGGGCCGAGGTGCATGGCAACTACTACGCCACCTCGCGCGTGTGGATCGAAGAGCAGATGCGCGCCGGCACCGACGTGCTGCTCGAAATCGACTGGCAGGGCGCTCAGCAGGTGCACCAGCGTTTCTCCAACGCGGTCGAAATTTTTATCCTGCCTCCGTCGCTCACGGCGCTGGAAGAGCGTCTGAAGAAGCGCGGTCAGGACGAGCCGAACGTGATCGTGCGCCGCCTGCTGGCGGCGGGCTCCGAGATGGCGCACGCACCCGAGGCCGACTACGTGATCATCAACGAAGTGTTCGATACCGCATTGGCCGAGTTGCGCACCGTGGTGCAGGCCACGCGTCTGCGCTTCGGTGCCCAGAAGGCGCGCCACGGCGAGCTGTTCGTCGAGCTGGGTATTCATTGA
- a CDS encoding YicC/YloC family endoribonuclease: MTHSMTGYGVATRQAAFTDAHGAPSGSVATVSVEFRTVNSRFLDLLFRAPEECRAFEPALREMLMSALSRGKLECRINLQRQEAASDVAALNVDLLQQLAKLEQAVTRHLPASGSLRMGEILRWPGVLAEPQLTQDALRDAVIEAAKEALKQLLESRRREGDALKAVLLDRADAMLGIVDRLTPMVPVLIQQHQDKLTERLREAFGLAAPEGTPALTRDELSERIRQEATVYGIRIDIAEELSRLQAHLRETRHILEKGGQIGKRLDFMMQELNREANTLGSKAAAKELADASMELKLLIEQMREQVQNLE; encoded by the coding sequence ATGACCCACAGCATGACCGGCTACGGCGTTGCCACACGCCAGGCAGCCTTTACCGACGCCCATGGCGCACCCAGCGGGAGCGTCGCTACCGTCTCGGTCGAATTCCGCACCGTCAACTCACGCTTTCTCGACCTGCTGTTCCGTGCCCCGGAGGAATGCCGCGCCTTCGAGCCGGCCCTGCGCGAAATGCTGATGAGCGCACTGTCGCGCGGCAAGCTGGAGTGCCGGATCAACCTGCAGCGCCAGGAAGCCGCGAGCGATGTCGCGGCGCTCAATGTGGACCTGCTGCAACAACTGGCCAAACTGGAGCAGGCGGTCACGCGCCACCTGCCGGCATCGGGTTCGCTGCGCATGGGCGAAATCCTGCGCTGGCCGGGTGTCCTGGCCGAGCCGCAACTGACACAGGACGCCTTGCGCGACGCCGTGATCGAGGCGGCCAAAGAGGCGCTCAAGCAACTTCTCGAATCGCGCCGCCGCGAAGGCGATGCGCTCAAGGCCGTGCTGCTCGACCGTGCGGACGCAATGCTCGGCATCGTCGACAGACTCACGCCGATGGTGCCGGTCCTGATCCAGCAGCATCAGGACAAGCTGACCGAGCGCCTGCGCGAGGCGTTTGGCCTGGCAGCGCCCGAAGGCACTCCGGCACTGACGCGCGACGAGCTGTCCGAGCGCATTCGCCAGGAAGCCACCGTTTATGGCATCCGCATCGACATCGCGGAAGAGCTTTCGCGCCTGCAGGCGCACCTGCGCGAAACGCGCCACATCTTGGAAAAGGGCGGCCAGATCGGCAAGCGCCTGGACTTCATGATGCAAGAGCTGAACCGGGAGGCGAACACGCTCGGCTCGAAGGCCGCCGCCAAGGAGCTGGCCGATGCATCGATGGAACTCAAGCTGCTCATTGAGCAGATGCGCGAGCAGGTCCAGAACCTCGAATAA